One window of the Archaeoglobus sulfaticallidus PM70-1 genome contains the following:
- a CDS encoding ABC transporter ATP-binding protein: MDKILRVEALESGYGTMQVLWGAEIEVSKGSITTVLGPNGAGKSTLLKTIFGLVRPWNGKIFFKDEDVTLMPPHKKVENGLTMVLEGRHLFPNMTVRENLILGAYSDRAMEKMNESLELIYSLFPRLKERSEQLAGTLSGGEQQMVAIARALMTNPEIILLDEPSQGLAPKLVMQMFDTIHKLKDEGLTILLVEQNVFASLEISDYAYVLNEGRIVLGGTIDEIKDSEEIKRIYLGV, from the coding sequence ATGGATAAAATTCTCAGGGTTGAAGCTCTCGAATCCGGATACGGCACTATGCAGGTGCTCTGGGGCGCTGAGATTGAAGTGAGTAAAGGCAGCATAACCACCGTCCTGGGACCAAACGGAGCAGGAAAATCTACTCTGCTGAAAACGATTTTTGGACTGGTTAGACCGTGGAACGGTAAGATCTTCTTCAAGGATGAGGATGTAACACTTATGCCACCGCACAAGAAAGTTGAGAATGGATTAACAATGGTTCTCGAAGGTAGACATCTGTTCCCAAACATGACTGTCAGAGAAAATCTGATACTTGGGGCCTACAGCGATAGGGCAATGGAGAAAATGAACGAATCACTGGAACTGATATATTCGCTTTTTCCGAGGCTCAAAGAGAGGTCTGAGCAACTTGCAGGAACACTCAGTGGTGGAGAGCAGCAGATGGTGGCGATAGCAAGAGCCTTAATGACAAATCCAGAGATAATTCTTTTAGATGAACCAAGCCAGGGACTGGCTCCAAAACTCGTGATGCAGATGTTCGACACAATCCATAAACTAAAAGATGAGGGGCTGACGATACTGCTCGTGGAACAGAATGTCTTTGCCTCTCTGGAAATATCAGATTATGCGTATGTCCTCAACGAGGGCAGGATCGTTCTCGGAGGGACGATAGACGAGATCAAGGATTCTGAGGAAATAAAAAGAATCTATCTCGGTGTTTAA
- a CDS encoding LUD domain-containing protein, which translates to MNDIQLLSMKKAFEEVKRRQRQNLPKIGDLDNRLKRLKDVRERSVGNKKLMDAAIKSLKENGFNVFFAEDSSKAIEIIKKEIGKERLVVKSKSNITKEINLVKELEADGIEVVETDIGDRLIQLLNENPSHPTGPAVHLSLNQISSILDKKYGVRLNGPKEIIKFLLKDVKESIQKSKIGISGANAITAEGSILVLHNEGNIFEVANRPEKWIIVAGIDKFYPNIEEAINSAKIQTFYATGNIVPSFIEIISGVSKTADIEKKLIKGIHNPKECTVILIDNKRKYLIENGYKELFHCIGCGNCVINCPAYRVFGEEFKGGRFALYSAFYEGKSNLKLCLSCKRCKKNCPLEIDIPKMISNAREGSEIYNFLLSHAKWITRAVYLEFLSLYYQIMEG; encoded by the coding sequence ATGAACGACATTCAATTGCTTTCGATGAAGAAAGCATTCGAGGAAGTGAAAAGGAGGCAGAGACAGAATCTTCCAAAAATAGGAGATCTCGATAACAGACTGAAGAGACTGAAGGATGTTAGGGAAAGATCAGTGGGCAACAAGAAACTCATGGATGCAGCTATAAAGAGTTTAAAAGAGAATGGGTTCAATGTGTTTTTTGCTGAAGATAGTTCTAAAGCGATTGAAATTATAAAAAAAGAGATAGGTAAAGAGAGGTTAGTGGTTAAATCAAAATCAAACATAACAAAGGAGATCAACCTTGTTAAAGAGTTAGAAGCAGATGGAATAGAAGTTGTGGAAACCGATATCGGAGATAGGCTGATACAACTGCTCAACGAGAACCCATCTCATCCTACAGGACCAGCAGTTCATCTGTCCTTAAACCAAATTTCAAGTATCCTTGATAAAAAATATGGTGTCCGATTGAATGGTCCTAAAGAGATTATCAAATTTTTGCTTAAGGATGTGAAGGAAAGTATACAAAAATCAAAGATAGGAATAAGTGGTGCAAATGCGATAACTGCTGAAGGTTCCATTTTAGTCCTGCATAATGAGGGCAACATTTTTGAGGTTGCAAATAGGCCAGAAAAGTGGATCATAGTTGCCGGAATAGACAAGTTCTATCCAAATATAGAGGAGGCTATTAATTCGGCAAAAATACAGACATTTTACGCTACTGGAAACATCGTACCATCATTCATAGAAATCATTAGCGGTGTCAGTAAAACAGCAGATATTGAAAAAAAGCTTATTAAAGGGATCCACAATCCAAAAGAGTGTACAGTTATTTTAATAGACAACAAAAGGAAATATCTGATCGAAAATGGATACAAGGAGCTTTTTCATTGCATAGGTTGCGGAAACTGCGTTATTAACTGTCCCGCATACAGAGTTTTTGGTGAAGAGTTCAAAGGAGGAAGATTTGCATTATATTCAGCATTCTATGAAGGAAAATCCAATCTGAAGCTCTGTCTTTCGTGTAAGAGGTGCAAGAAAAACTGTCCCCTTGAGATAGACATACCGAAGATGATAAGCAATGCCAGAGAAGGTAGCGAAATATACAACTTCTTGCTATCTCACGCAAAGTGGATAACAAGAGCAGTATATCTGGAATTTCTGAGCCTGTACTATCAGATTATGGAAGGCTAG
- a CDS encoding Sjogren's syndrome/scleroderma autoantigen 1 family protein, producing MEDKKISESVKLLYKGAKMLPYHCPECNSPLFKKDDKMFCPYCKKEAVFEKDVENTIMGAEVIPEASTTKIENRENQALGMNHKSILEEKLNYVLEYMKKAKTIDEIERLTNLADKLVTLIEKIGKS from the coding sequence ATGGAAGATAAAAAAATTTCGGAGTCGGTAAAATTACTATATAAAGGGGCTAAAATGCTCCCATATCACTGTCCTGAATGCAACTCACCACTTTTTAAAAAGGATGATAAAATGTTTTGTCCGTATTGCAAGAAAGAAGCTGTATTTGAAAAAGATGTTGAGAATACTATAATGGGTGCTGAGGTTATCCCTGAAGCCTCTACAACAAAGATTGAAAATCGGGAGAATCAGGCTTTAGGTATGAATCACAAGAGCATTCTCGAAGAGAAACTTAATTATGTGCTTGAATATATGAAAAAAGCGAAAACAATAGATGAAATAGAAAGACTGACAAATTTGGCAGATAAGCTCGTGACTCTGATTGAGAAAATTGGTAAAAGCTAG
- a CDS encoding UPF0147 family protein, producing the protein MAKTVPQEVLDVLDRIIFDDSVPRNIRKLANEIKEDLIHGEESLAVRASSAISQLEEVASDPNLPMHVRTLIWNVSSQLERISVDE; encoded by the coding sequence ATGGCAAAAACAGTACCACAGGAAGTGTTAGATGTCCTCGACAGAATAATATTCGATGATTCAGTTCCGAGGAATATTAGAAAGCTTGCGAATGAAATTAAGGAAGATTTGATTCATGGTGAGGAATCTCTAGCTGTTAGAGCATCCTCAGCAATATCTCAGCTTGAAGAGGTAGCTTCAGACCCAAATCTGCCAATGCATGTGAGAACATTGATATGGAATGTTTCCAGCCAGCTCGAGAGGATTTCAGTCGACGAATAG
- a CDS encoding response regulator produces MKRVLIVDDDPLVRSILKSMLSKEYKVYEAENGKEAIALYKVYKPDLVLMDVVMPEMDGIKASEMILKIDPNAKIIGVTAYAKGKGKELVNAGALEVLEKPITRERLSERMRKYL; encoded by the coding sequence ATGAAGAGAGTCCTGATTGTAGACGATGACCCTCTTGTTAGATCCATTCTGAAGAGTATGCTCTCAAAAGAGTATAAGGTATATGAGGCTGAAAATGGAAAAGAGGCTATAGCACTGTACAAGGTTTACAAGCCAGATCTGGTACTGATGGATGTTGTTATGCCTGAAATGGATGGCATTAAAGCTTCAGAGATGATCTTAAAGATAGACCCCAATGCAAAAATAATTGGAGTTACAGCATATGCTAAAGGGAAAGGAAAGGAGCTGGTCAATGCCGGAGCTTTAGAGGTACTCGAAAAACCGATTACAAGAGAGAGATTAAGCGAAAGAATGAGAAAGTATTTGTGA
- a CDS encoding transposase has translation MKEEYGFDKKYLWIDTGIDLTQYDVRNIQITPLKYSGRIFYQMGIIYSVEQEQTQQPEKERLMSIDFNTSNFAVIVIEDHPTSYIIDGRGLMSLLRKYLKKISRLQSRRDNLKEGLPHHKLNERIAKLWKRVRNLLRDFSHRVSNLIVELARRQVTRIIVGNVHSSKNKESKLPDLVNQMFSLLPHGKVVRHLKYKFGDVVEVSEEYTSGVDSVKYEYPSREYYEPRKRVKRFKSVIGIINADVNSARNILKKYLYEIGQTDHVLKDMASGLKQIIRLRVFHRLRGSSESAVLGQIGVVRGCVPLGVVRGLAQTHPETPCVSEG, from the coding sequence TTGAAAGAGGAGTACGGTTTTGACAAGAAGTACTTGTGGATTGATACTGGTATCGACTTAACTCAGTATGATGTAAGAAACATCCAGATCACACCTCTCAAGTACTCTGGCAGGATATTCTACCAGATGGGGATCATATATTCAGTGGAGCAAGAGCAAACCCAACAACCAGAAAAAGAGAGGTTGATGAGCATCGACTTCAACACCTCCAACTTTGCAGTCATCGTTATCGAGGACCACCCCACATCATACATCATCGATGGCAGAGGTCTAATGTCCCTTCTAAGAAAATACCTCAAGAAAATCTCCAGATTGCAGTCTAGAAGAGACAACCTGAAAGAGGGCTTACCACACCACAAACTCAACGAAAGAATTGCCAAGCTCTGGAAGCGGGTGAGAAATTTGCTGAGAGATTTCTCTCACCGTGTATCAAACCTGATTGTGGAGCTTGCCAGGAGACAGGTGACAAGGATCATCGTTGGGAATGTTCACTCATCCAAGAACAAGGAAAGCAAGTTGCCCGACCTCGTAAACCAGATGTTCTCCCTGCTTCCTCACGGGAAGGTGGTAAGACACCTCAAGTACAAGTTTGGGGATGTCGTAGAAGTAAGTGAGGAGTATACCTCTGGTGTGGACTCTGTCAAGTACGAGTACCCCTCAAGAGAGTACTACGAACCTCGAAAAAGGGTAAAGAGGTTCAAGTCCGTGATTGGTATCATCAACGCAGATGTCAACTCAGCAAGAAACATCCTGAAAAAGTACCTGTACGAGATTGGCCAGACGGATCATGTTTTGAAGGATATGGCGTCTGGCCTCAAACAAATAATCAGGTTAAGAGTCTTCCACAGGCTGAGAGGTAGCTCCGAATCTGCCGTGCTGGGACAGATAGGAGTAGTAAGGGGTTGTGTCCCCCTTGGGGTGGTAAGGGGCTTAGCTCAAACCCATCCCGAAACCCCTTGCGTGAGCGAGGGGTGA